Within Ipomoea triloba cultivar NCNSP0323 chromosome 9, ASM357664v1, the genomic segment tcgaagttggagtgcgaaatacaccatggacgcccagtggacgccccagtggacacgcgtccaacgcgcgtccaccatgcgtccacccttgcgtccaacttttcgctctctgattctcgcacagcagaacagcagtctgctgtggacgcgcagtggacgcgcgcgtccagcacgcgtccaccaagcagctctctgaagttgaagtctgtgcagcagaaacgcagcagaaacgcagtggacgcgcagtggacgccccagtggacgcgcgtccagcgtgcgtccacccgtgcgtccagcgcggaaaattggcggttgagcgagatttaaaaggggaattgagccatttttcaggggatccatcacacttcaattttagatctctttagaatatttctctctctaggattagcctagagagatctcccccaattcactccacattcccaattcactccacattgcaattcttagtttagattagaattagagaagaattccattgttgcaagattgtgatctacattcaagttcaagattaaagttcaatttcaagttcaagttcaaattcaaagttcaattcctagctaagtcttccttttaatttcttgtcattacttttgccttttgctatttcaatttcaagtatgattagatagatctttgtggatttggattgagcaatgttgtatggatattcttgagctttgaattgatcaattaagttttgcaattgctttgattatgagtttgattgtgtgaatggtgatcttctttgactcttgtgtgggaatgatcaacctatatgagaggtgtttggagaaggagtctcacctacgagagtagggatactccttagcctagcctagcacgtttccttcccacctttgagaaaagggggattggaaggcaaatagcacaccatgtgttcgataatttgcctcacctagcctagttgccatgagaatgggactatggactagatgataggccaatgaccacgagagtggcgttggcatagttgtcttgcctcattttcattatctaagtgttgctagcctagtatcttaggaaatcaaggatacctatatgagttgcaatatccaaatcctcctttccacttaattgtttcctttgtttgttccttattttccttatgtttcatgcacctttcttacctatgtttgggttagctttcaaacactaaacactcttgtgcttaatcccattaccgcttgaattccctccttgccatcctttgagaacgatactcgggaacttcttcccgttttaccacctattactttccatccaccgcgaaaactacacccttcaCCAGCAAGTATGTACAGCTACATCACAGAAAAGTTAAAGAGGACAGAAAAAGAAAGCAGGGGGAGACTACCACGAACATCCTACCAAGGAAACAAACTTCCAACTAAGCATGTAAGGATAGGAAAAAGAGCTGTTAGCCATGTTGGATAGGTAGGAACCAGAAaagaactcttttttttttgttttttttttttttgtttttgtttgttttgtattgtttttttttttttttttttgaaaacaactgGGAAATTACAACCGAACAGAAGAGGCAACTCTAAGAACATCAGTTGCAATACAATTAACAAGACCATCCAGAGTGGGTCTAACCGAATCATGAATGACAAGGTTTCTAACTCTCCAAAGATGGTAAACAGTGCACGCAAGAGCAATGTAAACAGCTTTGGAATGTCTGCGTGATCCCTTGAACAACCTCCTAATCCATTTTATTGAGCTGCGAATGGCAATGGTATTCCTAGGGAAGCCAAAAGACTCCCTTATTTTGCTCCAAACCTGTTGAGAGAAATAACATCTAAAAAAGAGATGGTTAGTTGATTCTTTTTGTCCAATGCACAGTGAGCAGTCAGATTCAAAATCAGGCAAGAACAGCCTATCTTTTGTTTTCAAGCGATTCCAAAGGGCGAGCCACAATATGAAAGAAAACTTGCGAGGAATACAAGGTCTCCATGTAAACTTCCAACACACTGCTTCATTGGCTTTATGCCTCAGCAACTCATACACCAAGGCCGTATGGAACTTGTTCTTCCAAAACGCAGACACAAGGAAAATACGGGCAAGTTGGGGACTGCCTGTGTGCTCAATAATGGCACActtcactttatatatatagccgataagacaggtaaaatatgagtaataatacactaaacatgtgaacgacAAATTAATCATTCATTTGACCTTAgcttaatcaaaatttgaagaaagtaccaacattggaaataatttaaaagtcaaggcacttaaattgtcaaaattaaaagtcggtgactaattttgaaaaattaagatagtcggaggaccattgctgaaattaactcttttttttttgataataatctctcgagattaattcattgaatcataagcggaaacgtttacaagaaagattaatggaatgtacaaacattccttacagtcagacatagaaacaaatttcctaataatgttatcgaaaacttgaatcgcagactgtttcacaaatttgaaactctaaatttttaaaatttattaaacaaaatttaagaaaagtTCTAAATACCCCAACTGTCATAGGatcaaaaatgtaattttctaactcaaaattttaacatataccatttttttttaaatttttaaaatttattaaacaaaatttaagaatttgTTGAGAAGATGAGAAGAAGTATTTTTGGTGGGCCCACATTCAGCACAAAGCGCGTAAACAGCTGGTCAATAGTAAATGAGTAATAGTAAATAAAGAGCCAAAAAGAAATATCTGTTGAATAGTAAATGGTAGTATCCAAAACTTCTGCCGGGAAGCTTCTGCAAGCCTTCTGGGACGATGATATGATGCAGTTGCAGCTCAGGGAATTCTAGCAGACGACTGTGAATGCTGGTCTTATCTGTGGTATTAATTTGTTTCGATTTGCGTTTTCATTTTTGATTATTCTTCTACTTAAacttcataattatatatatttttttccagTGTTCTCCTAATcttgattttagtttttatgGATTCCCTGAAATGGATTGGTTTCCAAATCTTAAGAAAAATGAAGGGAAGGAAGCCCAAACGTTATGAAAACTGTAAGCTCCACTTTAAATTGCAGCCtaattgttatttgttaataCCCTTGACTTTAAAACatgttttattgtttattaaGATTCATAGTTACTAGTTGTGCGTTGAATCTCAAAAGATCATATCGTTCTTGTTGTCTGTGTGAAGCTGATTCGGAAGAAATTAGTTTTTCGGAGGAGTCTATGGAGTATGATTTCATCACTATTCAGAATGCTACAAATAATTTCTCTAAGACAAACAAGATAGGAGAAGGAGGTTTTGGTGTCGTATACAAGGTAAATTTAGCATTTACGTGGTTATTAACGTTTCCTCTGTTTTCGCTTTGGCATGCATGGACTAATATTTTTACTACATTTAATAAGCCACATTTGTTTCAGCCAATTTATAGTTCCATGATTTTGTATGTTGTAGCATGCTTGAAGAATTTAAAAACTTCTGGATCTGATTTCTTGCTTCCTTCTGTCTTCTTTAAACTCTCTGTATCCCATGTTTTTCTATAActcattaatttattttctttttaatatttattcgggaatattttagggtacatttgAAAACGGACAACAAGTTGCTGTGAAGAAGTTGTATCAAAACTTAAAGGGAGGTAGTcaagaatttaaaaatgagGTCACTTTAATGGTCAAGTTTCAACACAGGAATTTGGTCAGGCTTCTTGGTTTTAGCTTGGAAGGAAAAGAAGTGCTTCTTGTATATGAATTTGTTCCCAATGGCAGCcttgacaattttttatttgGTAATAGATCTCAAACATGTGCTTCACTTTGATTTGAGAATTTGATGCCATGCCTTTCTAGTTAAATGTTGGCATGCAGATCCGGTAAAACGTGAATGTTTGGGTTGGGAAAGacgttacaaaataatagaATGCATTGCCAGAGGGCTTGTCTATCTGCACGAAGGCTCTTATATTCGCATTATTCATTGCAATCTCAAAGCTAGTAATGTTTTACTAGATGAAGATTTGAACCCAAAGATTGTGGACTTTGACATGTCCAAGTTGTTTACTTCAGACAAAATCCACATCTCGACAAGCAGAATCATGAGAACCAGGTAAGAATTCCTTACTAAACTAATTGAATTTGCAGTTGGAACATAATGCATTGCATTATAATTTGGTTAAACTTATACATTTATCCACTTCATGTTATAGCAGATATATGGCACCTGAGTATGCGTTGTTGGGTGAAATTTCTATTAAATCAGACGTATATAGTTTTGGAATGCTAATTCTGGAAATTATAAGTGGACATAGGATTTCTAGTTTTCAAAATGGAGAATCTAGAAATGATGACCTTTTAAGCTATGTAAGTATGTATATCAGTATCAGCATGCATATGaataacaaatttaattgaCATAAATAGCTTGGAGTGTTCTCACAGGCTTGGACACATTGGAAAGATGGGTCCACTTCAAATGTGATTGATTCTATGTTGAAAGGTATATCAAGTCCAGTGGATGAGATAACAAAATGCATCCACATTGCCTTGCTGTGTGTTCAAGAAAGTGTTGCAGATAGACCAAAAATGATTGAAGTTCTTCAAATGCTAAATAACTTATCTATGAGGCTTCCAGAACCCCTAGACCCTGGACTTTTTATTCGTGGCAGCATCAGTTCAGAGGCTTCAAGTCAGTTTACCAAAAATGTGAAGTCAATTAGTGATCAATATGTCAGGTATGTAGCATCCAAAGTAATACCAAACTGATCAATGCAAACACATTCTGTAACATCTAGTTTGCAATATAACTCCAACAGttatctataatttttttttaatcatcttTAGGAAAATGCAGAAGAAGGCCAAAAGCTATGCGAAGAGTAAGTTCCGTGAAGTCTTTAACTTTCAACTTAATGAGTATATTCTCAAAAGATCATTTTTGGTTTCTATGTGAAGCTGTGGATGAATCTTGCTCAAGTGTTGAAATTAGTTCTGTGGAGTCTCATCTAATAAAATACGAATTGATTACCTTACAAAATGCAACAAATAACTTCTCTCGAGAAAACATATTAGGACAAGGGGCATTTGGTGTAGTATACAAGGTAAATTTAACATTAACCTTACTACTATTTTAATTAACCATtacaatttaataaaatttttaattttcaattt encodes:
- the LOC116030237 gene encoding cysteine-rich receptor-like protein kinase 4 isoform X2, with amino-acid sequence MDSLKWIGFQILRKMKGRKPKRYENSDSEEISFSEESMEYDFITIQNATNNFSKTNKIGEGGFGVVYKGTFENGQQVAVKKLYQNLKGGSQEFKNEVTLMVKFQHRNLVRLLGFSLEGKEVLLVYEFVPNGSLDNFLFDPVKRECLGWERRYKIIECIARGLVYLHEGSYIRIIHCNLKASNVLLDEDLNPKIVDFDMSKLFTSDKIHISTSRIMRTRYMAPEYALLGEISIKSDVYSFGMLILEIISGHRISSFQNGESRNDDLLSYAWTHWKDGSTSNVIDSMLKGISSPVDEITKCIHIALLCVQESVADRPKMIEVLQMLNNLSMRLPEPLDPGLFIRGSISSEASSQFTKNVKSISDQYVRKMQKKAKSYAKTVDESCSSVEISSVESHLIKYELITLQNATNNFSRENILGQGAFGVVYKGKLKNELEVAVKVLDCSRHFLEIFKNEVALLARIQHRNLVRLFGYCQEGREMILVYEFVPHGLDEFLFDRIKCGYLDWGRRYNIIEGIGKGLVYLHEDSRLRIVHRNLNASKILLDADLNPKVTNFGLAWFFALDEIEGSTDKVVGTCSYFAPEYAMNGEISVKTDVFNFGVLVLQIINGHKNDLINYSWRHWKKGSLSNVIDPMLRGISSPVPDIINCIHIALLCVQEKVKDRPTMGEVVQMLSNLSMSHPIPSVPGYYGDDNLSLDDSEVSISDDEYPR
- the LOC116030237 gene encoding putative receptor-like protein kinase At4g00960 isoform X5, encoding MDSLKWIGFQILRKMKGRKPKRYENSDSEEISFSEESMEYDFITIQNATNNFSKTNKIGEGGFGVVYKGTFENGQQVAVKKLYQNLKGGSQEFKNEVTLMVKFQHRNLVRLLGFSLEGKEVLLVYEFVPNGSLDNFLFDPVKRECLGWERRYKIIECIARGLVYLHEGSYIRIIHCNLKASNVLLDEDLNPKIVDFDMSKLFTSDKIHISTSRIMRTSRYMAPEYALLGEISIKSDVYSFGMLILEIISGHRISSFQNGESRNDDLLSYAWTHWKDGSTSNVIDSMLKGISSPVDEITKCIHIALLCVQESVADRPKMIEVLQMLNNLSMRLPEPLDPGLFIRGSISSEASSQFTKNVKSISDQYVRKMQKKAKSYAKTVDESCSSVEISSVESHLIKYELITLQNATNNFSRENILGQGAFGVVYKGKLKNELEVAVKVLDCSRHFLEIFKNEVALLARIQHRNLVRLFGYCQEGREMILVYEFVPHGLDEFLFDRIKCGYLDWGRRYNIIEGIGKGLVYLHEDSRLRIVHRNLNASKILLDADLNPKVTNFGLAWFFALDEIEGSTDKVVGTCLGGIGKRGLFQM
- the LOC116030237 gene encoding putative receptor-like protein kinase At4g00960 isoform X3; protein product: MDSLKWIGFQILRKMKGRKPKRYENSDSEEISFSEESMEYDFITIQNATNNFSKTNKIGEGGFGVVYKGTFENGQQVAVKKLYQNLKGGSQEFKNEVTLMVKFQHRNLVRLLGFSLEGKEVLLVYEFVPNGSLDNFLFDPVKRECLGWERRYKIIECIARGLVYLHEGSYIRIIHCNLKASNVLLDEDLNPKIVDFDMSKLFTSDKIHISTSRIMRTSRYMAPEYALLGEISIKSDVYSFGMLILEIISGHRISSFQNGESRNDDLLSYAWTHWKDGSTSNVIDSMLKGISSPVDEITKCIHIALLCVQESVADRPKMIEVLQMLNNLSMRLPEPLDPGLFIRGSISSEASSQFTKNVKSISDQYVRKMQKKAKSYAKTVDESCSSVEISSVESHLIKYELITLQNATNNFSRENILGQGAFGVVYKGKLKNELEVAVKVLDCSRHFLEIFKNEVALLARIQHRNLVRLFGYCQEGREMILVYEFVPHGLDEFLFDRIKCGYLDWGRRYNIIEGIGKGLVYLHEDSRLRIVHRNLNASKILLDADLNPKVTNFGLAWFFALDEIEGSTDKVVGTCSYFAPEYAMNVLEALEKGVSFKCNRSNAERYLKSCA
- the LOC116030237 gene encoding putative receptor-like protein kinase At4g00960 isoform X4 produces the protein MDSLKWIGFQILRKMKGRKPKRYENSDSEEISFSEESMEYDFITIQNATNNFSKTNKIGEGGFGVVYKGTFENGQQVAVKKLYQNLKGGSQEFKNEVTLMVKFQHRNLVRLLGFSLEGKEVLLVYEFVPNGSLDNFLFDPVKRECLGWERRYKIIECIARGLVYLHEGSYIRIIHCNLKASNVLLDEDLNPKIVDFDMSKLFTSDKIHISTSRIMRTSRYMAPEYALLGEISIKSDVYSFGMLILEIISGHRISSFQNGESRNDDLLSYAWTHWKDGSTSNVIDSMLKGISSPVDEITKCIHIALLCVQESVADRPKMIEVLQMLNNLSMRLPEPLDPGLFIRGSISSEASSQFTKNVKSISDQYVRKMQKKAKSYAKNRIKCGYLDWGRRYNIIEGIGKGLVYLHEDSRLRIVHRNLNASKILLDADLNPKVTNFGLAWFFALDEIEGSTDKVVGTCSYFAPEYAMNGEISVKTDVFNFGVLVLQIINGHKNDLINYSWRHWKKGSLSNVIDPMLRGISSPVPDIINCIHIALLCVQEKVKDRPTMGEVVQMLSNLSMSHPIPSVPGYYGDDNLSLDDSEVSISDDEYPR
- the LOC116030237 gene encoding cysteine-rich receptor-like protein kinase 4 isoform X1 yields the protein MDSLKWIGFQILRKMKGRKPKRYENSDSEEISFSEESMEYDFITIQNATNNFSKTNKIGEGGFGVVYKGTFENGQQVAVKKLYQNLKGGSQEFKNEVTLMVKFQHRNLVRLLGFSLEGKEVLLVYEFVPNGSLDNFLFDPVKRECLGWERRYKIIECIARGLVYLHEGSYIRIIHCNLKASNVLLDEDLNPKIVDFDMSKLFTSDKIHISTSRIMRTSRYMAPEYALLGEISIKSDVYSFGMLILEIISGHRISSFQNGESRNDDLLSYAWTHWKDGSTSNVIDSMLKGISSPVDEITKCIHIALLCVQESVADRPKMIEVLQMLNNLSMRLPEPLDPGLFIRGSISSEASSQFTKNVKSISDQYVRKMQKKAKSYAKTVDESCSSVEISSVESHLIKYELITLQNATNNFSRENILGQGAFGVVYKGKLKNELEVAVKVLDCSRHFLEIFKNEVALLARIQHRNLVRLFGYCQEGREMILVYEFVPHGLDEFLFDRIKCGYLDWGRRYNIIEGIGKGLVYLHEDSRLRIVHRNLNASKILLDADLNPKVTNFGLAWFFALDEIEGSTDKVVGTCSYFAPEYAMNGEISVKTDVFNFGVLVLQIINGHKNDLINYSWRHWKKGSLSNVIDPMLRGISSPVPDIINCIHIALLCVQEKVKDRPTMGEVVQMLSNLSMSHPIPSVPGYYGDDNLSLDDSEVSISDDEYPR